The window gCTTATTGTTGCTCGAGGACCATCCGCTGGGTTTGATGTGTCTTTGAATGGATTTGACCTGTTTCATGGTCATGTTTTCATTGCTGCTGAAACAAGACGACTCGGTATATTGTAAGTTCTGTGTGGTAGAgattacaatttgttttttagatggaTTCTTGTGTGACATTTAGTTTGCATTAGTGCCCTTGGGGATGATGTGGCTTTGCTACTAGACATTGGAAACTATGATTGTGTGGTTAAACTTGACAAAACATTAGCGATGAAGATGTTATACAATGACATAGTTGATGGTTTTCTCATCTTGAAGGCATGAGTTGGTGTTGTTCATCAATGCATGAGGCCTTGAACACCCATATAGACTTGTTTATTTGCGGCAGACAGATATGTATCCATGTATGAATCATTTAGAGACTGAACTGTACTCGCGTGTTTATCAATTGGTAAAGGAAGTGCAAATAGTTCAATAAGATAGCTGTAGTCTTTCGTCAATGGATGAGCATCAAACTCTGTGAAAAaaagagggttttttttgtccCCAACAACTTGCTGCTTGTTTTATTAACCTTTCCTTAATCATTTTGCAGGTTCCATGACAGAGAATACCCAGCATATGATAAAGAAATATTTCCATACAACATGGGATATTGTCAAACAGGTAAACTGGCCTGTAAAACTTGCATGGAAAAAAGTCCACTGGCGCCCGTTACTTCCTAGGAATAACAACTTCAGCCCCTTAATTTCTAAATCTACTGTATTAAATATAACCAACTCAGAATAACAATTTTTCATCCCTTCATTTCCTTTGTTCTTAgttttgaatagtttttttttctttgtcgaCCCTTTAACTTGCACCTGGTGAAGAAAATGATCAAAGAAAGAGACACAAGATGTTGTGAAGTTTTCAATTCTGTATGTGCTTGTGCTAACGTCTTTTTAACCTCTCAGGTTCTACTGTCGCTTATGATTCTATGAATTTGCGAAACATTCTCTGGCTGGCTCCTTTGCCAAGCAGTTCCATTAAAGCTTGGGCGGCACCAGGTACATTTCTCAAATCAAAGAGTATCAGTTGCTATGTTCTATTACTGTGACAGATAGGGTTCTGGATCCAGAAGCATAAACAGTAATCCTACCTCTCGAGCTCTGCTATTTCTTGTCTTCAACATTTTCAATCACATTGGAACTCGTGAAAGTAGGGTGTGATTTATGATACTGAAGTTGTTGCCTGCATAAAATACCGagaacaaaataatattgttgtgAATAGCATAAAAGTTAATCCTTTCAGTCATATGAAGTCTGAACACGCAACATAGGGAGTGGAACATGCATGTGGCTGGAATTCGCTCCATGTTTATTATTCCTTTGGGAACATATGaagtttttggttttctttgatttatcaAACATAATATCTCTGAGAGTGCCACAGAATTTTATCTATTCTCGTGTCTTTTCTTGTAACTATCTAAGCAAACACTGTCATAATCAAGTGGAAGAGCCAGCTCCCATGCCATAAGTACTGCGTAATGCAGTTTGATATTGATTTGACAGGAACCCTCGTTGTGCTGGATGCCCGTCCTGATGGAATCATATACACAGATCTTATACCTGAATATGTAAATTTTGCGAGGACCATATATGAAGGTTTGAgcttcattttcctttcttgtATCTCACAGCTTGCAAAATTCAAATGTCACTGCTTTCTGTTGCTGAAACAAGTTTTAGTAGGATTATTGACACAGATTTCTCCTTGGCAGATGACTTAGGCCATGTTGTGGTTGATGTAAACTACTTGAATGTTGGAATACAGTTCCTAACTATCAGATTTTCATATGCTGAAAACTGAAGTCCTGCTTAAGGTAGGCGGCACTTGCTCTCTTTGTTTTCTGACACCGTCAGATACCACTACGTGTTTTCATGCACTTAATCATTTTTGTTTCTCAAATAACACCATCACATGCGGTTGCTTTCTGGGCCAATTCGGCTATACATACCTCACCAGGTGCTCTTTTTCCAGTGGCAGATACTGCGAGGAGCCCCCAAAATGTGATTATCAACAAATGCTTGAGATTCTTGCAGACATCAACACTCATGAATCCCTAAACACGGTGGCCAATGCTCAAAGTTTCTGACGCTGACATGGAAATCAAATCTAGATGCAATCTTATATCAATTACCAGCTTAGTGGCGGGGTTTTACACATCTAAAACTGTACATGTTCATTTATTAGCTATAGACTCGAAAGCCATGATGGCTATGCTCACAGCTCAAATTCTATTTCAACTCGACCCTCTGATGACTAGGATGCACGAAGACAAACTTCTACATTGGTTTTACATGAATGTGATAGAAACTTCTTCCAAGTACTTATTGCAGATAAATTTTGCTATCAGCATCTCCATAGCACAAGTTTTATCAGTGTGTATTGTTGGTGTATGAAAAGGATTATATTTATGTAGGAcatttgaaaacatattttctAGCAACAAAGTTCACTTCTATTTATTCAGGTGTCAGGGTTTGCTAATTGTGTATTAGAGATCATTCATGTCTGGAACAAAGGAAATCAAGATAGGACgaaaattatcaataataaaatccCAGAAGAACTTAATTATCAACCCATCATCCccatgaagaagaaagaagatcaAGTATCCATAGTCAACATTAACAACTCttataattcatatatttttcaatttatttcatcaagtattgagaatatttttcaatttttaattcaaaaatttcataataatGGAAAACCGAATATGCTTCCACAATGGATTTTCGGCTCTTTCTTCTCGTGCGTT is drawn from Populus nigra chromosome 5, ddPopNigr1.1, whole genome shotgun sequence and contains these coding sequences:
- the LOC133694898 gene encoding uncharacterized protein LOC133694898 — protein: MIQQPRVPSSGLMPASDVVICAKEILWRILWQGQEKIMADVMPPEDWDKSAGIKVIERLFKTYPRYNDMHLAHAQQRSLLHLMLPDVEGCKENKCELTRTPHGRRFISEELNSFLDFLFELIVARGPSAGFDVSLNGFDLFHGHVFIAAETRRLGILFHDREYPAYDKEIFPYNMGYCQTGSTVAYDSMNLRNILWLAPLPSSSIKAWAAPGTLVVLDARPDGIIYTDLIPEYVNFARTIYEDDLGHVVVDVNYLNVGIQFLTIRFSYAEN